A section of the bacterium genome encodes:
- a CDS encoding enoyl-CoA hydratase/isomerase family protein yields the protein MNRPPLNLVTGQMLRELEAALDLLEEREETRAVILTGSGSRAFCAGADLRDEADHTPEAGRKFREAGRRAVERIETFPKPVVAAVKGWCIGGGTGFAWACDIRVAAAGATFRAGDVYLGMIPTWSLGMVRLVHYIGRNRALDVLLLGEDISGARAFELGLVSRVVPDDALDAEAARIAERLSSGAPLAMRAIKEGVRAQARDGLPEAAALEERWARRILASHDAREGIAAFKEKRAPAFEGR from the coding sequence CTGAACCGTCCGCCGCTCAACCTCGTCACCGGGCAGATGCTGCGCGAACTCGAGGCGGCGCTCGATCTCCTCGAAGAACGCGAGGAGACGCGCGCCGTGATCCTGACCGGCTCGGGGTCGCGGGCTTTCTGCGCCGGGGCCGATCTGCGCGACGAGGCGGACCACACCCCGGAGGCCGGCCGGAAGTTCCGCGAAGCGGGCCGCCGCGCCGTCGAGCGCATCGAGACGTTTCCGAAGCCGGTGGTCGCGGCCGTCAAGGGCTGGTGCATCGGCGGGGGCACGGGGTTCGCGTGGGCGTGCGACATCCGTGTGGCCGCCGCGGGAGCGACGTTCCGCGCCGGCGACGTCTACCTCGGCATGATTCCGACCTGGAGCCTCGGGATGGTGCGGCTCGTCCACTACATCGGCCGCAACCGCGCTCTGGACGTCCTGCTGCTCGGCGAGGACATCTCGGGCGCGCGCGCCTTCGAGTTGGGCCTCGTCAGCCGCGTCGTGCCGGACGACGCGCTTGACGCCGAAGCCGCGCGGATCGCGGAGCGTCTCTCCTCCGGCGCGCCGCTGGCGATGCGGGCGATCAAGGAGGGCGTGCGCGCGCAGGCGCGCGACGGGCTTCCCGAGGCCGCGGCGCTCGAGGAACGCTGGGCTCGGCGCATCCTAGCGTCGCACGACGCGCGCGAAGGCATCGCGGCGTTCAAGGAAAAGCGGGCCCCCGCGTTTGAGGGCCGATAG
- a CDS encoding acyl-CoA dehydrogenase family protein — translation MDFALSPRQRDLQARTAQVLARAVEPVAAAAPRGAKLTADQLRRIYKALAPLGYLGGTLPEADGGAGMSYVDYGLLLEALAHGPVVLGEVVPPRTISALGTAEQKARWLPRLLAGDWISTAAITEPQAGSDVRALRTTAVADGPYFRVTGRKKWIKLGGVSDLITLLVVAEPSGGAPGTNRLVLERAESPWVSEELDSVGLRNLSYAELRFEDVKVPRENLLGSPGGGTEAFYRAIEASRALVGLQAVGLAEAALADAVAYARDRVAFGRPIAKFQAIQTALADAASELDAARLLCLRALWLLDQKRRCPKEASMAKLFATEAAVRICGTAMECMGAHGLSEAAGVERRSRDARMLTVIDGTSGIQRLIVGREMLGTPAFV, via the coding sequence GTGGACTTCGCACTCTCGCCGCGCCAGCGCGACCTGCAGGCACGGACGGCGCAGGTGCTCGCGCGCGCCGTCGAGCCCGTGGCCGCCGCCGCGCCGCGCGGCGCCAAGCTGACCGCGGATCAGCTCCGCCGGATCTACAAGGCGCTCGCGCCGCTGGGATATCTCGGCGGCACGCTGCCGGAAGCCGACGGCGGCGCCGGGATGAGCTACGTGGACTACGGCCTGCTCCTCGAAGCCCTGGCGCACGGTCCGGTCGTCCTGGGAGAGGTCGTCCCGCCGCGCACGATCTCCGCGCTCGGCACGGCGGAGCAGAAGGCGCGGTGGCTGCCGCGTCTTCTCGCCGGCGACTGGATCTCGACGGCCGCGATCACCGAGCCGCAGGCGGGCTCGGACGTGCGCGCGCTGCGCACCACGGCGGTGGCGGACGGCCCCTACTTCCGAGTGACGGGCCGGAAAAAGTGGATCAAGCTCGGCGGCGTCAGCGATCTCATCACGCTCCTCGTCGTCGCCGAGCCATCGGGCGGAGCGCCCGGCACGAACCGTTTGGTGTTGGAGCGCGCCGAGTCACCGTGGGTGAGCGAAGAGCTGGACAGCGTCGGCCTGCGCAACCTGTCGTACGCCGAACTGCGCTTCGAGGACGTCAAGGTGCCGCGCGAAAACCTGCTGGGCTCGCCGGGCGGCGGCACCGAGGCGTTCTATCGGGCGATCGAGGCGTCGCGGGCGCTCGTGGGCCTGCAGGCTGTTGGGCTCGCCGAGGCCGCGCTTGCCGACGCGGTTGCGTACGCGCGGGACCGGGTCGCGTTCGGACGGCCGATCGCCAAGTTCCAGGCGATCCAGACGGCGCTGGCGGACGCCGCGTCCGAGCTCGACGCGGCGCGCCTCTTGTGCCTCCGGGCGTTGTGGCTGCTCGACCAGAAGCGGCGGTGCCCGAAAGAAGCGTCGATGGCGAAGCTCTTCGCAACGGAGGCCGCGGTGCGGATTTGCGGGACGGCGATGGAGTGCATGGGCGCGCATGGGCTCTCGGAGGCCGCGGGCGTCGAGCGGCGCTCGCGGGACGCGAGGATGCTGACGGTCATCGACGGCACGAGCGGCATCCAGCGGCTGATCGTGGGCCGCGAAATGCTCGGGACGCCGGCCTTCGTGTGA
- a CDS encoding acetate--CoA ligase family protein, whose translation MTTAAPRAAVRDILHPSSVAVFGASENVAKFGGRIMHYLVKHGFAGEILPINPSRTAVLGRRCYPRIGDAPGPVDVAILAVPPQAVVPAVAECADAGARCCVVMTTGFAEAGPEGSARQDALVEIVRRSGLRLIGPNCMGLINPPHRLALTSSLVLDVESLLPGRVGLISQSGALMVSIYNRAHDAGIGFSACVSLGNQADVEICDVLEYMLDDPGTDAVGLYVEGFRDARRFLSLADDAQRRGKPLIVVKAGRSAAGVRAARSHTASLAGSYAAFEAACRERGALLTDDPDGMILAADVLRRRYATGDGSRIGVLSPSGGGAAVAVDRVTGAGLELAALRPDTREALLEILLPPQADNPVDLGGRRDGDPIAGADRAMSVLAGDPEVGAVLVALTTVPFYEETTRALARAAVRSGKPVLFAVTPGSAADGPRRVLRELGCHSYDRLDDALRVATLWSAHRRRAPRGPIFSGDHASSGRASGGRVPIAPDRLEALQRLPAGPLTAPQVRAALEAYGVPVARERAAATIEQAAQAAQSIGYPVALKAVCRGLVHKTDAGVVELDLADPDALARAWDRIARAVRRLSGAVCEGCVVQEMIAGEAEVIVGATRDEQFGPVVLVGWGGVLVEVLHDVQMAPAPVTAGRALDLLRGLRMWPLLAGVRGRPALDVERVAEIVSRVSMLAEDLGERLVELDVNPVVVGPRGAGAAAVDCRATLDGGIA comes from the coding sequence GTGACCACGGCGGCGCCCCGGGCGGCGGTGCGCGACATTCTGCACCCCTCGTCGGTGGCCGTGTTCGGCGCGTCAGAGAACGTCGCGAAGTTCGGCGGCCGCATCATGCACTACCTCGTCAAGCATGGGTTCGCGGGCGAGATCCTGCCGATCAATCCGAGCCGGACGGCGGTGCTCGGCCGGCGCTGTTACCCGCGGATCGGCGATGCCCCGGGCCCGGTCGACGTGGCGATTCTGGCCGTGCCGCCCCAGGCCGTGGTGCCCGCGGTGGCGGAATGCGCCGACGCCGGCGCGCGCTGCTGCGTGGTGATGACGACGGGGTTCGCGGAGGCGGGCCCCGAGGGGAGCGCGCGGCAGGACGCGCTCGTCGAGATCGTGCGCCGTTCCGGGCTGCGCCTCATCGGGCCCAACTGCATGGGCCTGATCAACCCGCCTCACCGGCTCGCCCTCACCTCGTCGCTCGTCCTGGACGTGGAGTCGCTGCTTCCGGGCCGCGTCGGTCTCATCAGCCAGAGCGGAGCCCTCATGGTGTCGATCTACAACCGCGCGCACGACGCCGGCATCGGTTTCAGCGCCTGCGTCTCGCTCGGCAATCAGGCCGACGTCGAGATCTGCGACGTGCTCGAGTACATGCTGGACGACCCCGGGACCGACGCGGTCGGGCTCTACGTGGAGGGTTTCCGGGACGCGCGGCGGTTCCTGAGCCTCGCCGACGATGCGCAGAGGCGCGGCAAGCCCCTCATCGTGGTGAAGGCCGGGCGCAGCGCCGCCGGCGTGCGGGCCGCGCGGTCGCACACGGCGAGCCTCGCCGGTTCCTACGCGGCGTTTGAGGCGGCCTGTCGGGAGCGGGGCGCGCTCCTGACCGACGATCCCGACGGGATGATCCTGGCGGCGGACGTCCTGCGCCGGCGATACGCGACGGGAGACGGCAGCCGCATCGGGGTGCTGTCGCCGTCCGGCGGCGGCGCCGCCGTGGCTGTGGACCGCGTGACCGGCGCCGGGCTCGAGCTCGCGGCCCTACGGCCCGACACCAGGGAGGCGCTCCTCGAAATTCTGCTGCCGCCGCAGGCCGACAATCCGGTCGATCTCGGCGGGCGGCGCGATGGGGATCCGATCGCCGGTGCCGATCGCGCGATGTCCGTACTCGCGGGGGACCCCGAAGTCGGGGCGGTGCTCGTCGCGCTGACGACCGTGCCGTTTTACGAGGAGACGACCCGGGCGCTCGCTCGGGCGGCTGTGCGAAGCGGCAAGCCGGTGCTGTTCGCGGTGACGCCGGGATCGGCGGCCGACGGCCCGCGCCGCGTGCTGCGAGAACTCGGCTGCCATTCCTACGACCGGTTGGACGATGCGCTCCGCGTCGCCACGTTGTGGAGCGCGCATCGCCGTCGGGCGCCACGCGGTCCGATTTTCTCCGGCGATCATGCCTCGAGCGGTCGTGCCTCGGGCGGGCGCGTCCCGATCGCGCCGGACCGGCTCGAGGCGCTGCAGCGGCTGCCGGCCGGCCCGCTCACGGCTCCTCAGGTGCGGGCGGCGCTGGAGGCGTACGGTGTTCCGGTCGCGCGCGAGCGCGCAGCGGCCACGATCGAACAGGCCGCGCAGGCCGCGCAGTCCATTGGGTACCCGGTCGCGCTGAAGGCGGTTTGCCGGGGGCTCGTGCACAAGACCGATGCCGGCGTCGTCGAACTCGACCTCGCGGATCCGGACGCGCTGGCCCGCGCATGGGACCGGATCGCGCGTGCGGTGCGGCGTCTCTCCGGCGCGGTCTGCGAGGGCTGCGTCGTGCAGGAGATGATTGCCGGGGAAGCGGAGGTCATCGTGGGGGCGACGCGGGACGAACAATTTGGGCCGGTCGTCCTCGTGGGATGGGGCGGGGTGCTGGTCGAAGTCCTGCACGACGTCCAGATGGCGCCGGCTCCGGTCACGGCCGGTCGTGCGCTGGACCTCCTTCGAGGCCTGCGCATGTGGCCGCTCCTCGCCGGCGTGCGCGGACGGCCCGCGCTCGACGTCGAGCGGGTCGCCGAGATTGTCAGCCGCGTGAGTATGCTCGCCGAGGACCTGGGCGAGCGGCTCGTCGAGCTGGACGTGAACCCCGTCGTGGTGGGGCCGCGGGGAGCAGGAGCGGCTGCCGTGGACTGCCGAGCGACGCTGGACGGAGGCATCGCATGA
- a CDS encoding thiamine pyrophosphate-dependent enzyme has protein sequence MTANSDADNVREARAPVGVAANRGRAAAAKMTGGQALVRSLAIQGVEIVFGLPGVQLDGAFDALWEARDAIRVYHTRHEQAASYMADGYARTTGRVGTCLVVPGPGLLNAASGLSTAYACSAPVLCIAGQIPFRSIGRGSGMLHEIPDQLGAARSFAKWGGQAGRPEDVPGMMREAFRQLSTGHPRPVVVEMPQDVLLNSGEVTLSDRVAPAPRAGDPDAIEAAAEKLGHAVRPLIFAGGGVLRSDAWTSLERVAGMLEAPVIMSSSGRGAVSDRNYLAQTMVAGPELLPSADAVLVVGSRFLQPSQSKWRPRTDQTVIQIDIDPEEIGRNAPAAVGVVGDADLVLQELLVRIPRHNRPRESRRAECEAVRSRVEAALGALEPQRSYAHAIRDALPEDGIVVSGVTQLGYWIQFGTFPIYRPRTLITPGYQGTLGYEYGTALGAQVGAPKQRVVAICGDGGFMYQVGELATAVKHRINAIAIVFNDGAFGNVRRMQEQIYGGHLIASDLHNPDFMKLADAFGLRGLRADGPEGLRKQLETALRDDAPALIEVPVGPMPYPWPVVRPGIQRD, from the coding sequence ATGACCGCAAATAGTGACGCAGACAACGTCCGCGAGGCGCGCGCCCCCGTCGGGGTGGCGGCCAACCGGGGACGGGCCGCCGCCGCGAAAATGACCGGCGGCCAGGCGCTCGTCCGGTCGCTCGCGATTCAAGGCGTCGAGATCGTGTTTGGACTGCCGGGCGTGCAGCTCGACGGCGCCTTCGACGCGCTCTGGGAAGCGCGCGACGCGATCCGCGTCTACCACACCCGCCACGAGCAGGCCGCCTCGTACATGGCCGACGGTTATGCGCGGACGACGGGGCGGGTAGGGACGTGTCTCGTGGTTCCGGGCCCCGGCCTCCTGAACGCCGCGTCCGGTCTCTCCACGGCGTACGCCTGCTCCGCGCCGGTGCTCTGCATCGCGGGACAGATCCCGTTCAGGTCCATCGGGCGGGGCAGCGGCATGCTGCACGAAATCCCGGACCAACTCGGCGCGGCCCGTTCGTTCGCGAAATGGGGCGGTCAGGCCGGCCGTCCGGAGGACGTGCCCGGCATGATGCGCGAGGCGTTCCGGCAGCTGTCAACCGGACACCCGCGTCCCGTCGTCGTCGAAATGCCGCAGGACGTGCTGCTCAACTCGGGCGAGGTGACGCTCTCGGACCGTGTGGCGCCCGCGCCGCGGGCCGGCGATCCCGACGCGATCGAAGCGGCCGCGGAGAAGCTGGGGCACGCCGTACGGCCGCTCATCTTTGCCGGCGGGGGCGTGCTGCGATCCGACGCCTGGACATCCCTGGAGCGGGTCGCCGGCATGCTCGAAGCGCCGGTCATCATGTCGAGCAGCGGCCGCGGCGCCGTCTCGGACCGGAACTACCTCGCGCAAACGATGGTAGCGGGACCCGAGCTGCTCCCGTCCGCCGACGCGGTGCTGGTGGTGGGCAGCCGGTTTCTACAACCGTCGCAATCGAAGTGGCGGCCGCGGACCGACCAAACGGTCATTCAGATCGATATCGATCCGGAGGAGATCGGCCGGAACGCGCCGGCCGCGGTCGGCGTCGTCGGGGACGCCGACCTCGTTCTTCAGGAGCTGCTGGTCCGCATTCCGCGGCACAATCGGCCGCGCGAATCACGCAGAGCGGAATGCGAAGCCGTCAGGAGCAGGGTTGAAGCGGCGCTCGGCGCGCTCGAGCCGCAGCGGTCATACGCGCATGCGATCCGCGACGCCCTGCCCGAGGACGGGATCGTGGTGAGCGGCGTTACCCAGCTCGGGTACTGGATTCAATTCGGGACGTTCCCGATCTACCGGCCGCGGACGCTGATCACACCGGGGTATCAGGGCACGCTCGGATACGAGTACGGGACGGCGCTCGGCGCGCAGGTGGGCGCGCCGAAGCAGCGGGTCGTCGCGATCTGTGGCGATGGAGGCTTCATGTACCAGGTGGGGGAACTCGCGACGGCCGTGAAGCACCGCATCAACGCCATCGCGATCGTCTTCAACGACGGCGCCTTCGGCAACGTGCGGCGGATGCAGGAGCAGATCTACGGCGGACATCTGATCGCCTCCGATCTCCACAACCCGGACTTCATGAAGCTCGCGGACGCCTTTGGTCTCCGGGGGCTGAGGGCCGACGGACCCGAGGGACTTCGCAAGCAGTTGGAGACCGCGCTGCGCGACGACGCCCCGGCCCTCATCGAAGTCCCGGTCGGACCGATGCCGTATCCGTGGCCGGTGGTCCGGCCCGGGATCCAGCGAGATTAG
- a CDS encoding acyl-CoA thioesterase/bile acid-CoA:amino acid N-acyltransferase family protein, with product MSVTPASGLVDGPIGVVVSGCRSGRAVTLRARMRDGLGRRWESHAVFEADLDGTIDVAVTRPLDGTYDTADARGLFWSMRVVEGEAGGPWSAVSPLETEFTAEAGAEPAAAARATRLFVGPGVSRTEVRDDGLFATLFRPAGGTPRPAVIVVPGSGGGVPEANASLLASHGFVGLALAYFRAGHLPEALADIPLEYFETAIRWLRRHEAVAGQPLGAMGGSRGGELVLLLGAMFGQIRAVVGNVPSGVVHAGISGGSLTERYRRPAWTWKGKTVLPFLSSRDAAQMEEPAPSDEPLALTPRFLRALADRGAAEAAEIPVERINGPVLLISGQDDQMWPSPVLADIAMKRLARHHHPFPYTHLSYPGAGHIIGPPGLPATVTASLHPLAGRALAYGGNPKDNAAAAADSWPKVLAFFRDALGSGRKPG from the coding sequence GTGTCGGTGACGCCGGCGTCCGGCCTTGTCGACGGTCCGATCGGCGTCGTAGTCTCCGGCTGCCGATCCGGCCGGGCGGTGACGCTGCGGGCGCGGATGCGCGACGGGCTCGGCCGGCGGTGGGAGTCGCACGCCGTGTTCGAGGCCGATTTGGACGGCACGATCGACGTCGCGGTCACGCGTCCGCTCGACGGCACGTATGACACCGCCGATGCGCGCGGGCTCTTCTGGTCGATGCGGGTCGTGGAAGGCGAGGCCGGCGGACCGTGGAGCGCTGTCTCGCCGCTCGAGACGGAGTTCACGGCCGAAGCCGGCGCGGAGCCGGCCGCGGCCGCGCGGGCGACCCGCCTGTTCGTGGGGCCCGGCGTCTCCCGCACCGAGGTCCGCGACGACGGCCTCTTCGCGACGCTGTTCCGCCCGGCCGGCGGCACGCCCCGTCCCGCGGTGATCGTCGTGCCCGGATCCGGGGGCGGCGTGCCCGAGGCGAACGCGTCGCTGCTGGCGTCGCATGGGTTCGTCGGACTCGCGCTCGCGTATTTCCGCGCCGGCCATCTTCCGGAAGCGCTGGCGGACATTCCGCTGGAGTACTTCGAGACGGCGATCCGGTGGCTCCGCCGGCACGAGGCGGTGGCCGGGCAGCCGCTCGGTGCGATGGGCGGGTCGCGCGGCGGAGAACTGGTGCTCTTGCTCGGGGCGATGTTCGGGCAGATTCGCGCCGTCGTGGGCAACGTCCCGAGCGGCGTCGTCCACGCGGGCATCTCCGGGGGCAGCCTGACCGAACGGTACCGGCGGCCGGCATGGACGTGGAAGGGGAAAACGGTCCTGCCGTTTCTCTCCTCGCGCGATGCGGCTCAAATGGAGGAACCGGCGCCGTCTGATGAACCGCTTGCCCTCACGCCGCGGTTCCTGCGCGCGCTCGCGGACCGGGGGGCCGCGGAAGCCGCCGAAATTCCGGTCGAGCGCATCAACGGGCCGGTGCTTCTGATCTCCGGGCAGGACGATCAGATGTGGCCGTCACCGGTCTTGGCGGACATCGCGATGAAGCGGCTCGCGCGCCACCATCACCCGTTCCCGTACACCCACCTCTCGTATCCGGGCGCCGGCCACATCATCGGCCCGCCCGGCCTGCCGGCGACGGTTACCGCGTCGCTCCACCCGCTGGCCGGCCGCGCGCTGGCGTACGGCGGCAATCCGAAGGACAACGCCGCCGCGGCCGCGGACTCGTGGCCCAAGGTCCTCGCGTTCTTCCGAGACGCGCTGGGGTCCGGCCGGAAGCCGGGCTAA
- a CDS encoding dipeptidase has translation MDGRAGTPYFTAADAELTRRIGVVNLHDDFPIAIAKRRFDGVYDSLRTFWLPRFRAGGVSAVVAAIFTPSVYVPEGSLRHALWLLDGLFTEIEQNRDSIEVALTAGDLGRIAAQGKVAVLIGLEGAEPLGNDLAVLRLLHRLGLRMLSVTWARRTAFGVGDWEHDSPGGLTRLGQRAIKEMNRLGIVVDVSHGSDRTTADVLAASTRPVIASHANVRALRDHPRNLTDETVRAIAKTGGLVGAVAVPGFIDAAEPTIARWVDHIDHLIEIAGIDHVAIGADFYRHEREIHAAQGIAEADGALFPGTARFVFPGMENSEDLPGLTAELLKRGATEADLRKIYRDNFLRVMSVVAGEGRPQPVRS, from the coding sequence ATGGACGGGCGGGCCGGCACGCCGTACTTTACCGCGGCCGACGCGGAGCTCACGCGCCGCATCGGCGTCGTCAACCTGCACGACGATTTTCCCATCGCGATCGCCAAGCGGCGCTTCGACGGCGTGTACGACTCGCTCAGGACGTTCTGGCTGCCGCGCTTTCGCGCCGGCGGGGTGAGCGCGGTTGTCGCCGCGATCTTCACGCCGTCGGTGTACGTGCCCGAAGGGTCGCTGCGGCACGCGCTGTGGCTGCTCGACGGCCTCTTTACCGAGATCGAGCAGAACCGTGACAGCATCGAAGTCGCGCTGACCGCCGGCGATCTTGGCCGGATCGCCGCCCAGGGGAAGGTCGCGGTCCTGATCGGGCTCGAGGGGGCGGAGCCGCTCGGCAACGATCTCGCGGTCCTGCGGCTGCTGCACCGGTTGGGTCTGCGGATGCTGTCCGTGACGTGGGCGCGGCGTACGGCCTTCGGGGTCGGGGATTGGGAGCACGACTCGCCCGGCGGCCTGACGCGCCTCGGGCAGCGCGCGATCAAAGAGATGAACCGCCTCGGCATCGTCGTCGACGTCTCGCACGGATCCGACCGCACGACCGCGGACGTGCTGGCCGCCTCGACACGGCCCGTGATCGCGAGCCACGCGAACGTGCGGGCGCTCCGCGACCACCCCCGGAACCTGACCGACGAGACGGTTCGGGCGATCGCGAAAACCGGCGGCCTCGTCGGCGCCGTGGCCGTTCCCGGCTTCATCGACGCCGCCGAGCCGACGATCGCCCGGTGGGTCGACCACATCGACCACCTGATCGAAATCGCCGGGATCGACCACGTCGCGATCGGCGCCGACTTCTACCGGCACGAGCGGGAGATCCACGCCGCGCAGGGCATCGCCGAGGCGGACGGGGCTCTGTTTCCGGGGACCGCGCGCTTCGTTTTTCCCGGCATGGAGAACTCCGAGGATTTGCCGGGCCTCACCGCCGAGCTGCTGAAGCGCGGCGCCACGGAGGCCGACCTGCGCAAGATCTATCGGGACAACTTCCTGCGGGTGATGTCGGTCGTCGCCGGCGAGGGCCGGCCGCAACCGGTCCGTTCGTGA
- a CDS encoding DNA-3-methyladenine glycosylase I has protein sequence MKSAAEHRRCSWAAGDPRLIAYHDKEWGTPTHGDRALFELLVLEGAQAGLSWLTILRKRAAYRAAFARFDPEAVARFDAARRSRLLRDPGLVRNRLKIASAVANARALLAVRDEFGSFDAYVWRFVDGRTIRRTRRTPKDVPAETAESRALSKDLRRRGFTFVGPTICYAFMQAAGLVDDHLVTCFRRAAARGLEAASGSSGRVVARP, from the coding sequence GTGAAGTCCGCGGCGGAGCATCGGCGCTGCTCGTGGGCCGCCGGGGACCCGCGGCTGATCGCGTATCACGACAAGGAATGGGGCACCCCCACTCACGGCGACCGCGCGCTCTTCGAGCTGCTGGTGCTCGAGGGCGCGCAGGCCGGGCTGTCGTGGCTGACGATTCTCCGCAAGCGGGCGGCCTATCGCGCGGCCTTCGCGCGGTTCGATCCTGAGGCGGTGGCGCGGTTCGACGCAGCGCGGCGGAGCAGGCTGCTGCGGGACCCGGGTTTGGTGCGAAACCGGTTGAAAATCGCCTCCGCGGTCGCCAACGCGCGGGCCCTGCTCGCCGTGCGGGACGAGTTCGGAAGCTTCGACGCCTACGTGTGGCGGTTCGTCGACGGCAGGACGATCCGCCGGACGCGCCGGACGCCGAAAGACGTCCCGGCCGAGACAGCCGAATCGCGCGCGCTCAGCAAGGACCTGCGGCGGCGGGGTTTTACCTTCGTGGGGCCGACGATCTGCTACGCGTTCATGCAGGCGGCCGGGCTCGTCGACGACCACCTGGTGACGTGCTTCCGGCGCGCGGCGGCGCGGGGATTGGAAGCGGCGTCCGGTTCTAGCGGTCGGGTAGTGGCACGCCCTTGA
- a CDS encoding STAS domain-containing protein, with protein sequence MTHPLLNCDVDEASAAEVVHPHGEIDLSTVPILHDALAEAVSHGRHVIVDLSDVSFIDSTGFREFLIHRRICRENNRLMVLVNPRDRVERVIDMLNFFRMIPVYSTMDAAQTSLKGVPLPDR encoded by the coding sequence ATGACGCATCCACTCCTGAACTGCGACGTCGATGAGGCGTCCGCCGCCGAGGTGGTCCACCCGCACGGCGAGATTGATCTCTCCACCGTCCCGATCCTTCACGACGCGCTGGCCGAAGCGGTGTCCCACGGACGCCACGTCATCGTCGACCTCAGCGACGTCAGCTTCATCGACAGCACGGGCTTCCGGGAGTTTCTCATCCACCGCCGCATCTGCCGCGAAAACAACCGGCTCATGGTGCTGGTCAATCCCCGCGACCGCGTCGAGCGGGTCATCGACATGCTCAACTTCTTCCGGATGATTCCGGTCTATTCGACAATGGACGCCGCGCAGACGTCGCTCAAGGGCGTGCCACTACCCGACCGCTAG
- a CDS encoding DUF1684 domain-containing protein: METCRRGAPEIERERRAPASENGAADRLRLLDWRERVFALYQSIRASGDPASAWTAWRAAREALFRHHPQSPVPERLRARYTGSYYPYDPAARVLADVVDVPPASHRVAASDGTAYRFTRFAAARFRLRGSAWALGLYWLEGYGGGLFLPFCDRTSGVETYGAGRYLLDTVKGADLGLEGGRLVLDFNFAYNPSCAYDPRWSCPLAPLENRLAVAVRAGERNPAMSLEEATDA; encoded by the coding sequence ATGGAAACCTGCCGGCGGGGAGCGCCTGAGATCGAGCGGGAGCGGCGCGCGCCGGCGTCCGAGAATGGCGCGGCGGACCGCCTGCGGCTCCTCGACTGGAGGGAGCGCGTCTTCGCGCTGTACCAGTCGATCCGGGCGTCGGGGGATCCGGCGTCCGCGTGGACGGCGTGGCGCGCGGCGCGAGAGGCGCTGTTCCGGCACCACCCGCAGTCGCCCGTGCCGGAGCGCCTGCGGGCACGCTACACCGGTTCGTACTATCCGTACGACCCGGCGGCGCGTGTGCTCGCGGACGTCGTGGATGTGCCGCCGGCGTCGCACCGCGTGGCTGCAAGCGACGGGACGGCCTACCGGTTCACGCGGTTTGCCGCGGCGCGGTTCCGGCTCCGCGGATCGGCCTGGGCGCTCGGACTCTACTGGCTGGAGGGGTACGGCGGGGGCCTGTTCCTGCCGTTTTGCGACCGGACGAGCGGCGTCGAGACGTACGGGGCCGGTCGCTACCTGCTGGACACGGTCAAGGGCGCGGATCTCGGCCTCGAGGGCGGCCGCCTGGTCTTGGATTTCAATTTCGCTTACAATCCATCATGCGCGTACGATCCGCGCTGGAGCTGTCCGCTCGCGCCGCTGGAAAATCGGCTGGCGGTCGCCGTGCGGGCCGGCGAACGCAACCCGGCGATGTCGCTCGAGGAGGCCACCGATGCCTGA
- a CDS encoding nitroreductase, with protein MPDTNRAAAVLDVIRTRRSVPKLKPDPVPHELVGRLLDAAVWAPNHRVTEPWQFYVLEGESKRRFAEIRRDARRRAMPNPDAPEVQPALDKVYRDTVDTPLIIAVTSAMPDDPETREEDIWATYGAAYAFMLGAWAEGLGTYFRTGAIRDDPALRRLFDLPDNRRVIGIIYAGYPVEVPSRRRTPASEKTVWLR; from the coding sequence ATGCCTGACACGAACCGCGCCGCGGCGGTGCTGGACGTCATCCGGACCCGCCGCAGCGTGCCCAAGCTGAAGCCCGATCCGGTGCCGCACGAACTGGTGGGGCGCCTCCTGGACGCGGCGGTTTGGGCACCCAACCACCGGGTGACCGAGCCGTGGCAGTTCTACGTCCTCGAAGGCGAATCGAAGCGGCGCTTCGCCGAGATCCGGCGCGACGCCCGACGCCGAGCGATGCCCAACCCCGACGCCCCCGAGGTGCAGCCGGCGCTCGACAAAGTCTACCGCGACACGGTGGACACGCCCCTCATCATCGCGGTGACGTCGGCCATGCCGGACGACCCGGAGACGCGTGAAGAGGACATCTGGGCGACGTACGGGGCCGCGTACGCGTTCATGCTCGGCGCCTGGGCCGAGGGATTGGGGACCTACTTCCGGACGGGCGCGATCCGCGACGATCCCGCGCTGCGGCGCCTCTTCGATCTGCCCGACAACCGCCGGGTGATCGGCATCATCTACGCCGGCTACCCGGTGGAGGTGCCGAGCCGGCGGCGGACGCCGGCCTCCGAAAAGACGGTGTGGCTGCGCTAG